The following coding sequences are from one Saccharomyces cerevisiae S288C chromosome X, complete sequence window:
- the IMA5 gene encoding oligo-1,6-glucosidase IMA5 (Alpha-glucosidase; specificity for isomaltose, maltose, and palatinose, but not alpha-methylglucoside; most distant member of the IMA isomaltase family, but with similar catalytic properties as Ima1p and Ima2p; not required for isomaltose utilization, but Ima5p overexpression allows the ima1 null mutant to grow on isomaltose; can cleave alpha-1,3 linkage of nigerose and turanose and alpha-1,5 linkage of leucrose and is very sensitive to temperature in vitro), with translation MTIIHNPKWWKEATVYQIYPASFKDSNNDGWGDLAGITSKLDYVKELGVDAIWVCPFYDSPQEDMGYDIANYEKVWPRYGTNEDCFQMIEEAHKRGIKVIVDLVINHCSEEHEWFKESRSSKANPKRDWFFWRPPKGYDEKGNPIPPNNWRSFFGGSAWRYDEKTGEFFLHVFALGQPDFNWENEECRKAIYDSSVGYWLRHNVDGFRIDVGSMYSKVEGLPDAPITDPTVPYQKGTEFFINGPRIHEYHKEMHNYMLSQVPEGKEIMTVGEVGIGNEDDFRVYTSAKEGELNMMFNFKHTSVGENPKCKYELIPFTLKDFKLALAESFLFIENTDCWSTIYLENHDQPRSVSRFGSDSPKWREISSKMLATLIISLTGTVFIYQGQELGMPNFKNRKIEQIKCVEGTGTYAAIKRDYGEDSEKMKKFFEALALISRDHGRTPFPWSADEPSAGFSKDAKPWIDMNESFRDGINAEAELKDKNSVFFFWKKALQVRKEHKDILVYGHNFQFIDLDNDKLFMFTKDTDNKKMFAVFNFSSDNTDFSVPDNEASYTMFFGNYANSNGDSRTLQPWEGRLYLLK, from the coding sequence atgaCGATCATCCATAATCCTAAATGGTGGAAAGAAGCCACCGTCTACCAAATTTATCCTGCTAGTTTCAAGGACTCCAACAATGACGGATGGGGTGATTTAGCTGGGATTACCTCCAAACTTGACTATGTCAAAGAATTAGGTGTCGATGCGATATGGGTGTGCCCATTTTATGACTCTCCTCAAGAAGATATGGGTTACGATATTGCCAACTATGAGAAGGTTTGGCCACGTTACGGTACCAATGAGGATTGTTTCCAAATGATAGAAGAAGCTCATAAGAGAGGTATCAAGGTTATTGTTGACCTGGTTATCAACCACTGTTCTGAAGAGCATGAATGGTTCAAGGAGAGTAGATCTTCTAAGGCTAATCCAAAGCGTGACTGGTTTTTCTGGAGACCTCCAAAGGGTTACGATGAGAAAGGTAATCCAATTCCTCCCAACAATTGGAGATCTTTCTTTGGTGGATCTGCTTGGAGATATGACGAAAAAACTGGTGAGTTCTTTCTGCATGTGTTTGCTCTTGGCCAACCTGATTTCAATTGGGAAAATGAAGAGTGCCGTAAAGCCATTTATGACTCCTCAGTGGGCTATTGGCTACGTCACAACGTTGATGGCTTTCGTATTGACGTAGGCAGCATGTATTCTAAGGTTGAGGGCCTACCCGATGCTCCTATCACTGATCCTACAGTTCCTTACCAAAAAGGAActgaatttttcataaatGGGCCACGTATCCATGAGTATCATAAAGAAATGCATAACTACATGCTCTCGCAAGTTCCAGAGGGTAAAGAAATCATGACTGTTGGAGAAGTTGGTATCGGGAATGAAGACGACTTCAGAGTTTATACCAGTGCCAAAGAAGGAGAACTAAATATGATGTTCAACTTCAAGCACACCTCAGTAGGTGAAAACCCAAAATGCAAGTACGAACTTATTCCCTTTACTTTAAAAGACTTTAAGCTGGCTCTTGCTGAAAGCTTTCTGTTTATCGAAAACACAGATTGCTGGTCGACCATCTATTTGGAGAATCATGATCAACCTCGTAGCGTTTCGCGTTTTGGCTCAGATTCTCCTAAATGGCGTGAGATTTCGTCCAAGATGTTGGCTACTCTCATCATTTCATTGACTGGTACTGTTTTTATCTACCAAGGACAAGAATTGGGTATGCCCAACTtcaaaaacagaaaaattgagCAAATCAAATGCGTTGAAGGTACTGGTACATATGCCGCCATTAAACGTGATTATGGTGAAGATTCtgaaaagatgaaaaagttttttgaaGCATTAGCTTTGATCTCTAGAGATCATGGGAGAACACCATTCCCATGGAGTGCTGATGAGCCTTCTGCAGGTTTCTCGAAGGATGCCAAACCATGGATTGACATGAATGAATCATTTAGAGACGGAATCAACGCAGAAGCTGAgttaaaagataaaaactcagtcttctttttctggaAAAAGGCCTTACAAGTTAGAAAGGAGCACAAAGATATCCTTGTTTATGGACATAACTTTCAGTTCATTGATCTTGATAATGACAAGCTATTCATGTTTACAAAGGACACagataacaaaaaaatgtttgctgttttcaatttcagtAGCGATAATACGGACTTTTCAGTTCCTGATAATGAGGCCTCCTACACCATGTTTTTTGGCAACTATGCAAACTCAAATGGTGATTCCCGCACCTTGCAGCCATGGGAAGGAAGACTTTACTTGTTGAAGTAA